One Spinacia oleracea cultivar Varoflay chromosome 4, BTI_SOV_V1, whole genome shotgun sequence DNA segment encodes these proteins:
- the LOC110796884 gene encoding wax ester synthase/diacylglycerol acyltransferase 7 yields MWKKVEININDHVKVPIITKDLSTEEYSTVYDDYISELAINEIALDKPLWELHIFNYPTKSASATLIFKFHHAIGDGTSLMGIVLSCIQRSDDHSKPLTFPAGTTSRENKHTHKTIMKVINIVPKLMASTFYSFYDFGESLRLLYSEDDRTPIRSGDTDINHHYSLCRVDLSLIDVKRIKTTLGVTVNDVVVGIIFLGTRLYMQEINHGQINNTRSRIVITFNIRSDKRYARPEEMVEEHTKVPWGNRFALYDLPITNLKEDDFRNPLKFILKAHKLIKRKRNTPLAIYLFYGFLGVIRLFGGLEAATKTFERTSKNCSFVMTNMMGPTEKMSLANHPVKGFYFMPTGVRSSLTVSVMSYMEQLTIGLVVEKGFIDHNRLMKCVEKAFQLILQAATTTSNSGQKS; encoded by the exons ATGTGGAAGAAAGTAGAAATTAATATCAATGATCATGTGAAGGTCCCCATAATTACCAAAGATTTATCAACAGAAGAATATAGTACAGTATATGATGATTACATATCCGAATTAGCTATAAATGAAATAGCACTAGACAAACCATTATGGGAACTTCACATTTTCAATTACCCAACAAAGAGTGCTTCTGCTACTTTGATATTCAAGTTTCACCATGCCATTGGCGATGGTACCTCGCTCATGGGAATCGTCTTATCTTGCATTCAACGATCCGATGATCACTCAAAACCTCTCACATTCCCAGCTGGAACTACTTCAAGGGAGAACAAACATACTCATAAAACTATAATGAAAGTTATTAACATTGTGCCTAAACTTATGGCTTCTACATTCTATTCCTTTTATGATTTTGGAGAAAGTCTTAGGTTATTATATTCCGAAGATGATCGAACTCCAATCAGGTCTGGAGATACAGATATTAATCATCATTATAGTCTTTGTAGAGTTGATTTATCTCTTATTGATGTCAAAAGAATCAAGACAACTCTTGGAGTG ACCGTAAATGATGTTGTGGTCGGGATAATATTTCTGGGAACGCGATTATATATGCAAGAAATCAACCATGGACAAATAAACAACACGCGATCAAGAATTGTAATAACATTTAATATCAGGAGTGACAAAAGATATGCGAGGCCTGAAGAAATGGTTGAAGAACACACCAAGGTTCCATGGGGAAATAGATTCGCACTTTATGATTTACCAATTACAAATTTAAAGGAGGATGATTTTAGAAATCCGCTCAAGTTTATATTGAAAGCTCACAAACTTATCAAGAGAAAGAGGAATACTCCTTTAGCTATTTATCTTTTCTACGGCTTCCTTGGTGTTATACGGCTTTTTGGTGGCCTTGAG GCTGCCACAAAAACCTTTGAGCGAACGTCGAAAAATTGTAGTTTTGTTATGACGAATATGATGGGACCAACAGAGAAAATGAGCCTTGCAAATCATCCTGTCAAAGGCTTTTATTTCATGCCTACTGGAGTTAGATCG AGTTTAACAGTTTCAGTGATGAGTTATATGGAACAGTTGACAATTGGTTTAGTTGTTGAAAAAGGGTTCATCGACCACAACAGATTAATGAAATGTGTGGAGAAAGCCTTTCAATTGATTCTCCAAGCTGCCACAACTACTTCAAATTCCGGCCAAAAGTCTTAA